A genomic window from Camelina sativa cultivar DH55 chromosome 2, Cs, whole genome shotgun sequence includes:
- the LOC104735698 gene encoding ETO1-like protein 2 has protein sequence MRNLKLFERFKSTQIHAFNSQQDSPSTSSNNNVTPRINFFGHPKSITKSKSRSLLPHGFPTTELLEPPLESYLKPIDLVESLSNLYRRIESSSESETSMLYLEQYAVLRSLGDAKLLRRCLLNARRHAIDVPSKVVLSAWLRFDRREHELVGVDSMDCNGFAVECPKTSLTHGYDLTVVDKDCDCSAEYEDNNSFGSDDIKISSADEFSGLDEASDFSFCIGSEKAKCVRWRIAALSRPFEAMLYGSFVESRTCEIDFSENGISIEAMLALNIYSRIKRVHLFRVETVFELLLLASKFCCDDLKSACEARLASSVTNLDKALTFVEYALEERTKLLLSACLQVFLRELPQSLQNPQVMRFFCSSEAKEQLAFLGSECLFLLYYFLSQVGMEEKLTTEPMLILLERTREFACTNWQKALSLHQMGCVLFQRKDYKAAQFHFRLASSLGHVYSLAGVSRTEYKQGKRYSAYKLMNFLISSHKPHGWMYQERSLYNVGVEKLKDLATATELDPSLTFPYKYRAVMKFEQKQIKEAFEEIDRLILFKPSPECLELRAWLFLAIGDRERCLRDLRAVLCLDPNYAVFGGRMRDDLVEALTAQCSEVESEADCWVRLYERWSAVDDVGSLAVVHQMLQNDPNKNYLRFRQSLLLLRLNCQGAAMRCLRMAWNLATSEAERLVYEGWLLYDMGYVDKTLTKAEKAISIQRSFEAFFLKAYVLADKNLNADEISCDVQVLEEALKCPSDGLRKGQALNNLGSIYINSGMLDQAETAYKNALEIKHTRAHQGLARVYFLKNQRKEALEEMTKLIEKACSKAAAYEKRSEYCEREKAKEDLDMATTLDPLRTYPYRYRAAVLMDDQKETEAVEELSKAIAFRPELQTLHLRAAFHEATGNMSLAAQDCEAALCLDPNHTETLHLYSRSKDQASSIDNTIFGLD, from the exons atgcgAAATCTAAAACTCTTTGAGAGATTTAAGAGCACACAAATCCACGCCTTTAACTCACAACAAGACTCTCCTTCTaccagcagcaacaacaatgtTACCCCTCGGATCAACTTCTTCGGTCATCCCAAATCCATTACCAAATCCAAATCTCGTTCACTTCTCCCCCATGGTTTCCCCACAACAGAGCTTCTCGAGCCTCCCTTGGAGTCTTACCTCAAACCTATCGACTTAGTTGAGTCATTATCGAATCTTTACCGGAGAATCGAGTCAAGTTCCGAATCCGAGACGTCCATGCTCTACCTCGAGCAGTACGCTGTTCTACGCAGTCTCGGTGATGCCAAGCTCTTGCGCAGGTGTTTGCTCAACGCTAGGAGACACGCCATTGATGTCCCTAGTAAGGTTGTTTTGTCTGCTTGGTTGAGATTTGATAGGAGAGAACACGAACTCGTTGGAGTTGATTCTATGGATTGTAATGGGTTTGCTGTTGAATGTCCTAAGACTAGTTTGACTCATGGTTATGATTTGACTGTAGTTGACAAGGATTGTGATTGCTCTGCGGAGTATGAGGATAACAACAGCTTTGGTAGTGATGACATTAAAATCTCTAGTGCTGATGAGTTCTCGGGTTTAGATGAGGCTAGTGATTTTTCCTTCTGCATAGGTTCAGAGAAGGCTAAGTGCGTTAGGTGGCGAATCGCAGCGCTTTCACGTCCCTTTGAGGCTATGTTGTATGGTTCTTTCGTGGAGTCTAGAACTTGTGAGATCGATTTCTCGGAGAATGGCATTTCGATTGAGGCAATGTTGGCACTGAACATATACAGTAGGATCAAAAGAGTTCATCTGTTTCGTGTTGAAACTGTATTTGAGCTGCTTCTATTAGCAAGCAAGTTCTGTTGTGATGATCTGAAGTCTGCTTGTGAGGCTCGCTTGGCTTCATCTGTCACTAACCTCGATAAAGCTTTAACCTTTGTAGAGTACGCGTTGGAGGAACGCACAAAGCTTCTTTTATCTGCTTGCTTGCAGGTGTTTCTGAGAGAGCTTCCCCAGTCTCTTCAAAATCCACAAGTGATGAGATTCTTCTGCAGTTCCGAAGCAAAAGAACAATTAGCGTTTCTTGGTTCAGAGTGTTTGTTCCTGTTGTACTACTTCCTCAGCCAAGTAGGCATGGAAGAGAAACTCACTACCGAGCCTATGCTGATATTGCTAGAGAGAACTCGAGAGTTTGCTTGCACAAACTGGCAAAAGGCTTTGTCTTTGCATCAAATGGGATGTGTTCTGTTTCAGAGAAAGGATTACAAAGCAGCTCAGTTTCATTTCAGATTAGCTTCAAGCTTAGGGCATGTCTACTCATTGGCTGGGGTATCAAGAACTGAATATAAACAAGGGAAGAGGTATTCCGCCTACAAGCTCATGAACTTTCTCATCTCTAGTCACAAGCCACATGGCTGGATGTATCAAGAGAGGTCTCTGTACAATGTTGGGGTTGAGAAACTAAAAGATTTAGCAACCGCCACTGAACTTGACCCGTCTCTGACTTTTCCATACAAGTACAGAGCTGTGATGAAATTCGAACAGAAGCAGATTAAAGAAGCCTTCGAAGAGATTGATAGATTAATCCTGTTCAAGCCTAGTCCAGAATGTCTCGAGCTGAGGGCTTGGCTGTTTCTAGCCATTGGTGACCGTGAGCGCTGTTTGAGAGATCTTAGAGCAGTGCTGTGTTTAGATCCGAATTATGCTGTATTTGGTGGGAGAATGAGAGATGATTTGGTGGAGGCTCTGACCGCGCAATGTAGTGAAGTAGAGAGCGAAGCTGATTGTTGGGTGAGGCTTTATGAGAGATGGTCAGCTGTAGATGATGTTGGGTCGTTGGCTGTTGTTCATCAGATGCTTCAGAATGATCCCAACAAAAACTATCTGAGGTTTAgacaatctcttcttctcttaag ATTGAACTGTCAAGGAGCCGCGATGAGGTGTTTGCGAATGGCATGGAACTTGGCTACTTCCGAGGCTGAGAGGTTGGTCTACGAAGGGTGGCTTTTATACGACATGGGTTATGTGGACAAAACTCTTACGAAAGCCGAGAAGGCAATCTCCATTCAGCGTTCCTTTGAAGCATTTTTCCTCAAAGCCTATGTTCTAGCTGACAAAAATCTCAATGCGGACGAGATCTCTTGCGATGTTCAGGTTTTAGAGGAAGCTCTTAAGTGTCCTTCGGATGGGCTACGCAAAGGACAG GCTCTGAACAATCTTGGGAGCATTTACATCAATTCAGGGATGCTAGATCAAGCTGAAACCGCGTATAAGAACGCTCTAGAGATCAAACATACTCGTGCGCATCAAGGACTGGCGCGAGTTTATTTCTTGAAGAACCAACGTAAAGAAGCGTTGGAGGAGATGACAAAGCTGATCGAGAAGGCATGTAGCAAAGCAGCAGCTTACGAGAAACGGTCTGAGTACTGTGAACGTGAAAAAGCCAAAGAAGATCTTGACATGGCCACAACACTCGACCCTCTGCGAACTTATCCCTACAGATACCGAGCTGCCG TGCTGATGGATGATCAGAAAGAGACAGAGGCAGTGGAAGAGCTGTCAAAGGCGATAGCTTTCAGACCGGAACTGCAAACGCTTCATCTCAGAGCAGCATTCCACGAGGCCACAGGAAATATGTCATTGGCCGCTCAAGACTGTGAAGCTGCTCTCTGTTTAGACCCTAACCACACTGAGACACTCCATCTCTACAGCAGATCCAAGGATCAAGCTTCTTCCATTGACAACACCATTTTTGGCTTAGATTAA
- the LOC109129318 gene encoding uncharacterized protein LOC109129318 has protein sequence MVTSTVEALSPVDAEGLPFTRDKHYAMHGEILTVVLVIIFAVFLLFLVLLPCLKRRYSPQSDLSEEEASSSGRLKPLPVVSK, from the coding sequence ATGGTAACTTCGACGGTGGAGGCCTTGAGTCCTGTAGACGCCGAGGGACTTCCCTTCACAAGAGACAAACACTACGCCATGCATGGTGAGATCTTGACTGTTGTTCTTGTCATCATCTTTGCCGTCTTCCTCTTGTTCCTCGTGCTGCTTCCTTGTCTTAAACGCCGTTACAGTCCCCAGTCCGACCTGTCAGAAGAGGAGGCTTCCTCTAGCGGAAGACTCAAGCCTTTACCTGTTGTAAGCAAATGA
- the LOC104735756 gene encoding farnesol kinase, chloroplastic gives MTSTTTTSISLCSFISSPSLPFFFSSPISPRFLTLRIPTTRSRFPTTTDSRRRFPPRSSSFAAAAVMFPENSVLSDLSACGITGIIAFSCLTFWGEIGKRGFFDQKLIRKLVHINIGLVFMLCWPLFSSGIQGALFASLVPGLNIIRVLLLGLGVYHDEGTIKSMSRHGDRRELLKGPLYYALSITVACIFCWKTSPVAIAVICNLCAGDGMADIVGRRLGTERLPYNRNKSFAGSIGMATAGFLASVGYMYYFASFGYIKDSVGMILRFAVISIASALVESLPISTDIDDNLTISLTSALVGVLLF, from the exons ATGACTAGTACTACTACAACTAGTATTAGCCTCTGCTCTTTCATTTCATCTCCTTCtctacctttcttcttctcttctccgatTTCACCACGGTTCCTCACTCTTCGAATCCCGACCACACGCTCTAGGTTTCCGACGACGACAGATTCCCGTCGTAGGTTTCCTCCTCGGTCTTCTTCATTCGCCGCCGCTGCCGTGATGTTTCCTGAAAATTCGGTTTTATCGGATTTAAGCGCGTGTGGGATCACCGGCATCATCGCCTTCTCGTGCCTCACTTTCTGGGGTGAGATTGGCAAACGTGGCTTCTTCGACCAG aaacTCATCCGGAAGCTTGTGCATATAAATATTGGGCTAGTTTTTATGCTTTGCTGGCCGCTCTTCAG TTCTGGAATCCAAGGAGCGCTTTTTGCATCTCTTGTACCTGGACTCAATATAATAAGGGTGCTATTGCTAGGCCTTGGAGTGTACCACGATGAAGGAACCATCAAGTCAATGAGTAGACATGGAGATCGCAG GGAACTACTTAAAGGACCTCTTTATTATGCACTCTCAATCACAGTGGCCTGTATCTTCTGTTGGAAAACATCCCCAGTCGCTATTGCAGTAATATGCAACCTTTGCGCTGGAGATG GTATGGCTGACATTGTGGGGAGGCGGCTTGGAACAGAGAGGCTTCCTTACAACAGAAACAAATCATTTGCTGGTAGCATTGGAATGGCCACCGCCGGGTTCTTAGCTTCTGTTGGCTATATGTACTACTTTGCTTCATTTGGTTACATCAAGGATAGCGTGGGAATGATTCTTCGTTTCGCCGTCATCTCTATAGCATCAGCTCTTGTGGAGTCACTCCCCATAAGCACCGACATTGACGACAATCTCACCATCTCTTTAACCTCTGCACTGGTCGGTGTTCTACTCTTCTAA